From a region of the Planctomycetota bacterium genome:
- a CDS encoding type II secretion system F family protein encodes MAGISVSGQFGKPTKPVKVAEATPAKPAAAPTSEFAQPKLQRQELINISSQLSVMLDAGVQLSEALECVGAQLQRPQAQQVMGDIAQRVSCGADLSSALEQHPRSFPRLFIALIKASEKAGMMPLMLRRATTYLKNEREIMQKVRGALTYPSIMFSFAILTTVFLLAFVLPRFTKIYAGKEAALPRPTKILMGMSDFVVGNWLMLLIGSIVAAVLSWVWLKSDGGKAVWHGVQLKLPMLGPMFRDLHLSRGLRVVGTTAAAGVPLLECVGMARDLTENTKFQQLWDKTHDEIEQGAAFSAPLTRHPLVPAGVAEMVKAGEVGGKLGVVLEHIAESSEEQLKERIAQLTRYIEPAMIVGMGALIGGVAMAMLLPVFNISRVMSS; translated from the coding sequence ATGGCAGGCATCAGCGTCAGCGGGCAGTTCGGCAAACCGACCAAGCCGGTCAAGGTGGCCGAAGCCACACCGGCCAAACCGGCCGCCGCACCAACGTCGGAGTTCGCGCAGCCCAAGCTTCAGCGTCAGGAACTGATCAACATCAGCAGCCAGCTTTCGGTCATGCTCGACGCGGGGGTGCAGTTGTCCGAAGCGCTGGAATGTGTCGGCGCGCAGCTCCAACGGCCACAGGCCCAACAGGTCATGGGCGACATCGCCCAGCGCGTGAGTTGCGGTGCCGACCTGTCATCGGCGCTGGAACAGCATCCTCGGAGTTTCCCCCGCCTGTTTATCGCGTTGATCAAGGCCAGCGAGAAGGCCGGGATGATGCCGTTGATGCTCAGGCGTGCAACGACCTATCTCAAGAACGAACGCGAGATCATGCAGAAGGTGCGCGGTGCGTTGACGTACCCGAGCATCATGTTCAGTTTCGCGATCCTCACGACCGTGTTCCTGCTGGCGTTCGTGTTGCCCCGGTTCACCAAGATTTATGCCGGCAAGGAGGCCGCCCTCCCCCGTCCGACCAAGATCCTCATGGGCATGAGCGACTTCGTCGTCGGCAACTGGCTGATGCTGCTGATCGGCAGCATCGTCGCGGCAGTGTTGTCGTGGGTCTGGCTCAAGAGTGACGGCGGCAAAGCGGTCTGGCATGGCGTGCAACTGAAGCTACCCATGCTCGGCCCGATGTTTCGCGACCTGCACCTCTCGCGTGGTCTGCGAGTGGTCGGTACCACGGCGGCTGCGGGTGTGCCGCTGCTCGAGTGCGTTGGCATGGCTCGTGACCTGACCGAGAACACGAAATTCCAGCAACTGTGGGACAAGACCCACGACGAGATCGAACAGGGCGCGGCCTTCAGTGCGCCGCTGACCCGACACCCGCTCGTACCGGCGGGGGTGGCGGAAATGGTCAAAGCGGGTGAAGTTGGCGGCAAGCTCGGCGTCGTGCTCGAACACATCGCCGAGTCGAGCGAGGAACAACTCAAGGAACGAATCGCCCAACTCACTCGTTACATCGAACCGGCCATGATTGTCGGCATGGGCGCGCTCATTGGTGGCGTGGCGATGGCGATGCTGTTGCCGGTGTTCAACATCTCGCGCGTGATGTCGAGTTAG